One window of the Bubalus kerabau isolate K-KA32 ecotype Philippines breed swamp buffalo chromosome 9, PCC_UOA_SB_1v2, whole genome shotgun sequence genome contains the following:
- the TAAR9 gene encoding trace amine-associated receptor 9 → MVNNFSQAEAVELCYQNINGSCVKTPYTPGPRAILYAVLGLGAVLAVFGNLLVIIVILHFKQLHTPTNFLIASLACADFLVGVTVMPFSTVRSVESCWYFGDSYCKFHTCFDTSFCFASLFHLCCISIDRYIAVTDPLAYPTKFTVSVSGICIVLSWFFSVTYSFSIFYTGANEEGIEDLVVALTCVGGCQAPLNQNWVLLCFLLFFIPTVVMVFIYGKIFLVAKYQARKIESTASQAQCSSESYKERVAKRERKAAKTLGIAVAAFLVSWLPYVIDAVIDAYMNFITPPYVYEILVWCVYYNSAMNPLIYAFFYPWFRKAVKLIISGQVLRVDSSTINLFSEEADID, encoded by the coding sequence ATGGTGAACAATTTCTCCCAAGCTGAAGCTGTGGAACTCTGCTACCAGAACATCAACGGGTCCTGTGTTAAGACCCCTTACACACCAGGTCCTCGGGCAATTCTATATGCAGTCCTCGGTTTGGGGGCTGTGCTGGCCGTGTTTGGAAACTTACTGGTCATTATTGTTATTCTTCACTTCAAACAGCTGCACACTCCCACTAACTTTCTGATCGCATCTCTGGCCtgtgcagacttcttggtgggaGTGACTGTGATGCCCTTCAGCACAGTGAGGTCAGTGGAGAGCTGCTGGTACTTTGGGGACAGCTACTGTAAATTTCATACTTGTTTCGATACTTCCTTCTGTTTtgcttctttatttcatttatgctGTATCTCGATTGATAGATATATTGCTGTTACTGACCCTCTGGCCTATCCTACCAAGTTTACGGTCTCTGTTTCAGGAATATGCATTGTTCTCTCTTGGTTCTTTTCTGTCACATACAGTTTTTCTATCTTTTACACGGGGGCCAATGAGGAAGGGATTGAGGACCTCGTAGTTGCTCTCACCTGTGTAGGAGGCTGCCAGGCTCCATTGAATCAAAACTGGGTTCTACTCTGTTTTCTCCTATTCTTTATACCCACTGTTGTCATGGTGTTTATATATGGTAAGATATTTTTGGTGGCTAAATATCAGGCCAGAAAGATAGAAAGTACAGCCAGCCAAGCTCAGTGCTCCTCAGAGAGTTACAAGGAAAGAgtagcaaagagagagagaaaagccgCTAAAACACTGGGTATTGCCGTGGCAGCTTTTCTGGTCTCTTGGCTTCCATACGTTATTGATGCTGTGATCGATGCTTATATGAATTTTATAACTCCTCCTTATGTTTATGAGATTTTAGTGTGGTGTGTTTATTATAATTCAGCTATGAATCCCTTGATTTATGCTTTCTTTTATCCATGGTTTCGGAAGGCAGTAAAGCTTATCATAAGCGGCCAAGTCTTAAGAGTAGATTCATCcacaattaatttattttctgagGAAGCAGACATAGATTAG